A genomic region of Castor canadensis chromosome 16, mCasCan1.hap1v2, whole genome shotgun sequence contains the following coding sequences:
- the LOC109679549 gene encoding butyrophilin-like protein 3 — protein MLGKCLPLTYIPNPKIVQKQESLFSIYQDIFYGCDERDCHHRDDKWTNGMEQRQNTCKCKQKLDADDMTLWKLEDELEFEKILRLAVKVTLDPDMAHPQLSISDLKTVTYRNAPQEVAFSEKRFITKCVVASQGFKEGRHYWEVDIGCNRSWHVGVCRDDVDRKKDVTLSPISGYWVLGQETENLYFVNNPNRIHFSLTTNPTRLGIFLNYNAGTLSFFNTDDHTLIYTLTYQFEGLLRPFIEHSPSDEENVTPIFICSVLQRKKAVFKKISLRPPT, from the exons atgctaggcaagtgcctaccactgacctacattccCAACCCAAAAATTGTCCAGAAACAAGAATCTCTATTTAGTATATATCAAGACATATTCTATGGCTGTGATGAAAGAGACTGTCATCACAGAGACGACAAGTGGACCAATGGCATGGAACAGAGACAGAACACGTGCAAGTGTAAACAGAAACTTGATGCAGATGATATGACACTGT GGAAACTAGAGGATGAACTGG AATTTGAAAAGATACTCAGACTTGCAG TGAAGGTAACTCTGGACCCAGACATGGCTCACCCTCAGCTCTCCATTTCTGATCTGAAAACTGTGACCTACAGGAATGCTCCCCAAGAAGTGGCCTTCTCAGAGAAGAGATTCATAACAAAATGTGTGGTGGCTTCTCAGGGTTTCAAGGAAGGGAGACATTACTGGGAAGTAGATATAGGATGCAACAGAAGTTGGCATGTGGGAGTGTGCAGGGATGATGTAGATAGGAAGAAGGATGTGACTTTGTCTCCAATCAGTGGGTACTGGGTCCTtggacaagagacagaaaatttgtattttgtaaaCAATCCCAATAGAATCCACTTCTCCTTAACAACCAACCCCACACGACTGGGTATCTTTCTGAATTATAATGCTGGGACCCTATCGTTCTTTAATACAGATGATCACACCCTTATTTATACTCTTACATATCAGTTTGAAGGATTACTGAGACCCTTCATAGAGCATAGTCCATCTGATGAGGAAAATGTGACTCCCATTTTCATCTGTTCAGTGTTACAGAGAAAGaaggctgtttttaaaaaaatatctctaCGCCCTCCCACATAG